The segment TCGCGGCCCAGCAGCGCGAAGAACAGCACGAGGCTCAGCACGAAGGACAGCGCAGACATCGCGGTGCCGAGGAGGTGGCCGTGCTTGTCGGCGGCGGCCTTGAGCGAGGCCGGCAGGAACGGCGCGACGCCGAGCAGCAGGACCGCGCCGAGCGCCGGGAGCGCGATGACCAGCCAGAGCAGGTCGAACACACCGCCCGCGCCCATGTCGGGCGCGACCACGGGCGCGTGGGCGCCCTCCTCGGCCATCGGCAGGCCGGCCGCGAGGACTGAGTGGGACAACAGGTTCACGAGCGCTCCCTCAGTACTTCAGCAGGCTGGCGTCGTCGACCGAGGCCGAGCGTCGGGTGCGGAAGATGGTCATGATGATCGCGAGCCCGATCACGACCTCGGCAGCAGCCACCACCATCACGAAGAAGGCGGTGATCTGGCCGTCGAGGTTGCCGTGCTGCCGGGCGAAGGCCACGAAGGCCAGGTTGCAGGCGTTCAGCATCAGCTCGATGCACATGAACACCACGATGGCGTTGCGGCGCGTGAGGACACCCACGCAGCCGATCGTGAAGAGGATCGCCGAAAGAACGATGTACTGCGTCACTTGACGTCCTCCTCGGTCGTCGCGGGCGCGCCGGCCTTGCCCGAGGTCTCGGGCATCGTGGCGGGGTCACCGATCTGGCGGCGTACGTCGTCGATGTCGTCGGCGAGCGCGGGAGCCGAGCGGACCGTGCCGCGGGCGGCGAGCACCCGGGAGACCGACGACTCGGCGGCGGTGCCGTCGGGCAGCAGGGCCGGGGTGTCCACCGCGTTGTGGCGGGCGTAGACGCCCGGTGACGGCAGCGGGCCGAGGTGCTTGCCGTGCTCGGCGTAGTCGCGCATGCGCTGGGCGGCCTGGTCGGCCTGCGTCTGCTTCGGGGTCAGGCGCTCGCGGTGGGCGAGCACCATCGCGCCGAGCGCGGCGGTGATGAGCAGGGCGCTGGTCGCCTCGAAGGCGAACACGTAGCGGGAGAACAGGATGTTGGCGATCGCCGGGACGTTGCCGCCGGCGTTGGCCTCGTCGAGCCCGACCACCGTGCCGAGCGTGACCTGGCTGATGCCGAGGACCAGCACGACGCCGAAGAGCAGGCCGAGGGCGACCGCCATCACGCGCTGGCCGCGGATCGTCTCCACGACGGAGTCGGTCGCGTCGACGCCGATCAGCATCATCACGAAGAGGAACAGCATGAGGATCGCGCCGGTGTAGACGATGATCTGCACCGCGAAGAGGAACGGGGCGTCGAGCACGGCGTAGAGGAACGCCAGGCTGATCATCACCACGGCGAGCAGCAGTGCGGCGTGCACGGCCTTGCGGACGAACAGGATGCCCAACGCGGCGGCCACCATGATCGGGGCCAGGATCCAGAAGGTCATCGGGTGGCCCCCCGGTAGTAGTCGCCCTCGTCGTCACCGAGCCGCATCGCGTGGGGCGGCTCCTCCATGCCCGGCAACAGCGGGGCGAGCAGGTCGGACTTCTCGTAGATGAGGTCGGCGCGGTTGTTGTCGGCCAGCTCGTACTCGTTGGTCATCGTGAGCGCGCGGGTCGGGCACGCCTCGATGCAGAGCCCGCACAGGATGCAGCGCAGGTAGTTGATCTGGTAGACGCGGCCGTAGCGCTCGCCGGGGCTGAAACGCCCCGAGCCGTCGGGGAGGTCGACGTTGGACGCGCCCTCGACGTAGATGGCGTCGGCCGGGCAGGCCCACGCGCACAGCTCGCAGCCGATGCACTTCTCCAGGCCGTCGGGCCAGCGGTTCAGCTGGTGGCGGCCGTGGAAGCGCGGTGCCGTCGGGAGCTTCTCGAACGGGTACTGCTCGGTGACGACCTTCTTGAACATGGTCCGGAAGGTGACGCCGAACCCGGCGATCGGGTCCCAGAGGCTCTCCTTGATGCCCTTGGACCCCTGCCCGGACTGAGGGGACTCACTCATGGTTCTCCTCCGCTGAAGCGGTGACGGTGGTGCGGCTCTGGGCGAACGTCAGGGGCGCTGCGCCTCCGCGCACGGCGCCGCCCGCGGGCATCGGCGGCACGGGGAAGCCGCCGGCGAAGGCGTCGTGCGGCTCTTCGCTCGCCTCGGTCGGGCTCTCCTCGTCCGCCTTGTCGCCCCGGTCGCCGACGAACATCAGCGCCACGGTGAGGACGAGCAGGACGGCGATCGCGGCGACGAGGTAGGTGCGGTTGATGTTGCCCTCGAGCGAGATGACGCGGATGGTCGCGACGGCCACGATCCAGGCCAGCGAGACGGGGATCAGGATCTTCCAGCCCAGCGCCATGAACTGGTCGTAGCGCATGCGGGGCAGCGAGCCGCGCAGCCAGACGAAGAGGAAGATGAAGATGAAGACCTTGCCGAAGAACCACAGGAGCGGCCAGTAGCCGCTGTTGGCGCCCTCCCACACGTTCTCGATGCCCCACGGCGCGGCCCAGCCGCCGAGGAACAGCGTCGTGGCGATGGCCGACACGGTGGCGAGGTTGATGTACTCGGCCAGGAAGAACAGCGCGAACTTCAGGCTGGAGTACTCGGTGTGGAAGCCGCCCACCAGCTCGCCCTCGGCCTCGGGGAGGTCGAAGGGGGCACGGTTGGTCTCGCCGACCATCGAGATCACGTAGATGACGAACGACGGCAGCAGGATCAGGCCGAACCACAGGCGGTCCTGCGCGGCGACGATCTCCGACGTCGACATCGACCCGGCGTAGAGGAAGACCGCCACGAGCGCGAGGCCCATCGCGACCTCGTAGGAGATCATCTGCGCGCTCGAGCGCAGGCCGCCCAGCAGGGAGTACGTCGAGCCGGACGACCAGCCGCCGAGGACGATGCCGTAGATGCCGATCGAGGCGATCGCGAGCATGAAGAGCACCGCCACCGGCATGTCGGTGAGCTGCAGCGGGGTCTCGTGCCCGAAGAAGTTGACCACGGGGCCGAGCGGGATGACCGACCACGTGACGAAGGCGGGCACGACGGCGATGACCGGCGCGATGAGGAAGACGGCCTTGTCGGCCGCCTTGGGGACGATGTCCTCCTTGAGCGCGAGCTTCACGCCGTCGGCGAGCGACTGCAGGAGGCCGAAGGGGCCGTGCACGTTGGGCCCGACGCGGTGCTGCATCCGGGCGACCACACGACGCTCGAACCAGATGTTGAACAGCGTCAGCAGCACCAGGATCAGGAAGATGAACACGGCCTTGAGCAGGATCACCCACCAGGGGTCCTGGCCGAAGGCGGCCAGGCCCGGGTCGGGCAGGTCCGCCGCGAGCGGAGCGAGCTGCATCATGAGGTGGCTCCCTTCAGGGTGACCGTGCTGCCGGGAGAGGCCAGCTCGGCGAGGACGCCGCGGCCGAAGGACCGGGCCGGGACCCAGACGACACCGTCGGGCATGTCGGCGACGACGACGGGCAGCGTCACGCTGCCCCGGTCACCGGTGACCGTGACGAGCTGCTCGCCGCCGGGCTGCGCCTCGAGCATGCCGAGCACGGACTCGTACGACGCGCGGCTCACGCGGGCGACCGGCCTGCGGGCGGTGGCACGCAGGTGCTCCTCGCCGTCCTGCATCGAGCCGAGGTCGACGAGCTGCTTCCAGGTGGCGAGGGCGAAGGCGGTCTCGCCCTTCTTCGCCGCCTTGACCGGCTTCGGCGGCTTGCCGGCGTCGAGCGCCGGACGGGCACCGTCCCACGGGCCGAGGGACTGCATCTCGTCGCGCACCTCGGCGACGGTGCGGAAGCCGAGCGGGCGTCCGTGACCGATCGCGGCGAGCTCGTCGGCGATGCCCGACAGGACACGCAGGTCGGGCAGCGAGGCCGGGTTGGCGAACACCGCGTCGAAGGACCGCGCACGTCCGTCCCACGTGACGAAGGTGCCGGCCTTGTCGGTGACCGGGGCCACCGGCAGGACGACGTCGGCCACGCGGGTCACGTCGGTCTCGCGCAGCTCGAGGCTGACGACGAAGCGGGCCGCGTCGAGGGCGGCGCGGAACGCGGCCGGGTCGGCGGTGTCGTCGGGGTCGACCCCACCGACGACGAGGCCACCGAGGTCACCCTTGGCCAGCGCCGCGACGATCGCGTTGCCGTCACGGCCGACCTTGGCCGGGAGGGAGTCCGCGCCCCACGCGGCGCCCAGGTCGACGCGCGCGGACGCCTCGGTGAGCGGACGCCCGCCGGGCAGCAGGTTGGGCAGCGCGCCCGCCTCGACCGCGCCGCGGTCACCGGCACGTCGCGGCACCCAGGCGATGCGGGCGCCGGTGCCGGCCGCGAGGTCGGCGGCGGCGCTGAGCGCGCCGTGCGTCTGGGCCAGGCGCTCGCCGACGAGGATGACGGCGTCCTTGGTGACGCCGTGCTCGGCGTCCTTGAGGGAGCCGATCACCTCGACCTCGGTGCCGGGAGCGGCGGGCACGAGCCGGCCGTTCATCTTCGTCAGCCCGCGCGAGGCGTAGGACGCCACGGACACGACCTGCGTACGACCGCGCTTGGCGGCCTTGCGCAGGCGCAGGAAGAGCGTGGCCGCCTCGTCCTCGGGCTCGAGGCCGAGCAGGACCACGACGGGTGCGGCCTCGAGGTCGGCGTAGGTGACGTCACCGGACAGCGCGACGTGGGAGGCGAGGAAGCTCGCCTCCTCCGCGGAGTGCGGGCGGGCGCGGAAGTCGATGTCGTTGGTGCCGAGGGAGACGCGGGCGAACTTGGCGTAGGCGTAGGCGTCCTCGGCGGTGAGGCGACCGCCGGTGAGCACGGCAGCGGCGCCGGCATCGCGGAGGCCGCGGGCGGCGACGGCGAACGCCTCGGTCCACGACGCGGGGCGCAGCTGGCCGTCCTCGCGGATCTGCGGGTAGGTGATCCGGTCGGCGACCTGGGCGTAGCGGAACGCGAAGCGGTCCTTGTCGCTGATCCACTCCTCGTTGACCTCGGGGTCGTTGCCGGCGAGGCGCCGCATGACCTTGCCGCGGCGGTGGTCCACACGGATCGCCGCACCACAGGCGTCGTGCTCGGCGACACCCGGCGTGGAGACGAGGTCGAAGGGACGCGAGCGGAAGCGGTAGTCGGCCGAGGTGAGCGCACCCACCGGGCAGATCTGGATCGCGTTGCCGGAGAAGTAGCTCTCGTAGGGCTCGCGCTCGTAGATCGCGACCTGCTGCAGCGCGCCGCGCTCGGCGAGGGCGATGAAGGGGTCGCCGGCGACCTGCTCGGAGAAGCGGGTGCAGCGCGCGCACAGCACGCAGCGCTCGCGGTCGAGCAGGACCTGGGCGGAGATGTTGATCGGTTTGGGGAAGGTGCGCTTGATGCCGCCGCGCTCGGCGAACCGGCTCTCGCCACGGCCGTTGCTCATGGCCTGGTTCTGGAGGGGGCACTCGCCGCCCTTGTCGCAGACCGGGCAGTCGAGCGGGTGGTTGATGAGCAGGAACTCCATGATGCCCTGCTGCGCCTTGTCGGCGACCTCGCTGGTCGCCTGGGTGTTGACGACCATGCCCTCCGCGACCGGCAGGGTGCACGAGGCCTGCGGCTTGGGGAAGCCGCGTCCGTTGCCGGCGTCGGGGATGTCGACCAGGCACTGGCGGCACGCGCCCACCGGGTCGAGCAGCGGGTGGTCGCAGAAGCGCGGGATCTGCACGCCGACCTGCTCGGCGGCGCGGATGACCAGGGTGTCCTTGGGGACGCTGACCTGGACGCCGTCGATGGTCAGGGTGACCAGGCCGGTGTCGGTCTTCTCCGGCGCCTTGTCGGTGGTGCTCATGCACTTGCTCCCACGGGTGCGAAGGCGGTCGAGGCGGCCGGGTCGAACGGGCAGCCGCCGTGGGTCAGGTGTGCGAGGTACTCGTCACGGAAGTGCTGGATCGAGCTCGAGATCGGGCTGGTCGCACCGTCGCCGAGGGCGCAGAACGAGCGGCCCAGGATGTTGTCGCACTGGTCGAGCAGCAGGTCGAGGTCGCCCTCGTCGCCCTGCCCCTTCTCCAGGCGCGCCATCGTCTGCGTCAGCCACCACGTGCCCTCGCGGCACGGGGTGCACTTGCCGCAGGACTCGTGCTTGTAGAACTCGGTCCACCGCAGCACCGCGCGCACCACGCAGGTGGTCTCGTCGAAGAGCTGCAGGGCGCGCGTGCCCAGCATGGATCCGGCAGCGCCGACTGACTCGAAGTCGAGGGGCACGTCGAGGTGCTCCGGCGTCAGGAGCGGGGTGCTCGACCCGCCGGGCGTCCAGAACTTCAGCTCGTGGCCCTCGCGCATCCCGCCGGCGAGGTCGATGAGCTCACGGAGGGTGATGCCCAGCGGCGCCTCGTACTGGCCCGGGTTGGTCACGTGCCCCGACAGGCTGAAGATGCCGAAGCCGTTGGACTTCTCGGTGCCCATCCCGGCGAACCAGGCTGCGCCGTTGGTGATGATGCTCGGCACCGACGCGATCGACTCGACGTTGTTGATCACCGTCGGGCTGGCGTAGAGGCCGGCGACGGCGGGGAACGGCGGCCGCAGGCGCGGCTGGCCGCGACGGCCCTCGAGGCCCTCGAGCAGGGCGGTCTCCTCGCCGCAGATGTAGGCGCCGGCACCCGCGTGCACGATGAGGTCGAGGTCGTAGCCCGAGCCGTGGATGTTCTTGCCGAGGTGGCCGGCCAGGTAGGCCTCCTGAACCGCGCGCTGCAGGCGGCGGATGACGTGGAGGACCTCGCCGCGCACGTAGATGAACGCGGTGTTGGCGCGGATGGCGTAGGAGCTGACGATGACGCCCTCGACCAGCGTGTGCGGGCTGGCCATCATCAGGGGGATGTCCTTGCACGTGCCGGGCTCGGACTCGTCGGCGTTGACGACGAGGTACTTCGGCCTCGGGTTGTCCTGCGGGATGAAGCCCCACTTCATGCCCGTCGGGAAGCCGGCGCCGCCGCGGCCGCGGAGACCGGACTCCTTGACGGTGTCGATCACGGCGTCGGGCGTCATCGCGAACGCCTTGTCGAGGGCGGCGTAGCCACCGCGCTCCTCGTACGACGCCAACGTCCAGGCGCGGTCGGCGTCCCAGTTGTCGGTGAGGACCGGCGTCAGGGTGTCCGTCACGAGTTCTCTCCCTTGGCTCCCGAGGCTTCCGTGGCTGACCTGGCGGCGCCCGCCGTCCAGCCCTTCTCGCGGGCGATGGCCAGGCCGGCCAGCGAGGCGGGGCCGGCGGCCGGCCCCTCGTCGGCGCGGTCGTCGGGGAAGCCGGCGAGCACGCGCTCGGCCTCGCGCCAGGTGCAGAGCCGCGGCCCGCGGGTCGAGTGGACCTCCCGGCCGGCGCGCAGGTCGTCGACGACCTGGACGGCCGACTCGGGCGTCTGGTTGTCCATGAACTCCCAGTTGACCATCATCACCGGGGCGTAGTCGCAGGCCGCGTTGCACTCGACGTGCTCGAGGGTGATCTTGCCGTCCTCGGTGGTCTCGTCGTTCCCGACGTCGAGGTGGTCCTTGAGCCGCTCGAAGATCAGGTCGCCGCCCATGACGGCGCACAGCGTGTTGGTGCAGACGCCGACGTGGTAGTCGCCGACCGGCTTGCGCTTGTACATCGTGTAGAACGTCGCGACCCCGTTGACCTCGGCGGCGCTGATCCCGAGGATCTCCGCGCACGCCTCGATGCCCTCGGGGGTGATCCGGCCCTCGACCGACTGCACGAGGTGCAGCATCGGCAGCAGGCCGGAACGCTTCTCGGGGTAGCGGTCCGCGATCTCGCGCAGCTCCGCCCAGGTCTTCTCGCCCAGGCCGGCGCGCTCGAGGCCGTTGGCCCCGTTGGACTCGTGGCTCATCGGCGGGGTCCCCTCGAAGTTGTCGGGCGGAGGAGCGAAGCGGGGGAGAACGAGAAGTTCGTGGGGTGGCTCATCGGTCGACTCCTCCCATGACGGGGTCGATCGAGGCGATGGCGACGATGACGTCGGCGACCATGCCGCCCTCGCTCATCACGCTCGTCGCCTGCAGGTTGGTGAACGACGGGTCCCGGAAGTGCGCACGGAACGGACGCGTGCCGCCGTCGGAGACGACGTGGGCGCCCAGCTCGCCGCGAGGCGACTCGATCGGGACGTAGGCCTGGCCGGCCGGGACGCGGAAGCCCTCGGTGACCAGCTTGAAGTGGTGGATCAGCGCCTCCATCGACTCACCCATGATGTGGCGGATGTGGTCGAGGCTGTTGCCCATGCCGTCGCTGCCGATGGCGAGCTGGCTGGGCCACGCGATCTTCTTGTCGCCCACCATCACCGGCGCGCCCTCGAGGCCGGCGAGGCGGTCGGCGGCCTGCTCGACGATCTTGAGCGACTCCCACATCTCGTTGAGGCGGATCCGGAACCGGCCGTAGGAGTCGGCGGTGTCCCAGGTCTGGACCTCGAAGTCGTAGTCCTCGTAGCCGCAGTAGGGCTGGGTCTTGCGCAGGTCCCAGGCGTAGCCCGTGGAGCGGAGCACCGGGCCGGTGAGGCCGAGCGCGATGCACCCGGCGAGGTCGAGGTGGCCGACGCCCTCGAGGCGGCCCTTGAAGATCGGGTTGGCGTTGCAGAGGGCGGCGTACTCCGGCAGCCGCTTCCTCATCAGGGCGATGAAGTCGCGGATCTCGTCGAGCGCGCCGGGCGGCAGGTCCTGGGCGACCCCGCCGGGACGGATGAACGCGTGGTTCATCCGGAGGCCGGTGATCAGCTCGAACAGGTCGAGCACGAGCTCACGCTCGCGGAAGCCGATGGTCATGACGGTCAGGGCGCCGATCTCCATCCCGCCGGTCGCGATGGCGACCAGGTGGGAGGACATCCGGTTGAGCTCCATGAGGAGCACCCGCATGACCTGCGCCTTCTCCGGGACGTCGTCCTCGATGTCGAGCAGCCGCTCGACGCCGAGCGCATAGGTCGCCTCGTTGTAGAACGGGGAGAGGTAGTCCATGCGGGTGCAGAACGTCGTGCCCTGCACCCAGGTGCGGTACTCCATGTTCTTCTCGATGCCCGTGTGCAGGTAGCCGATGCCGCAGCGGGCCTCGGTGACCGTCTCGCCCTCGAGCTCCAGGATGAGCCGGAGCACCCCGTGGGTCGAAGGGTGCTGCGGGCCCATGTTGACCACGACCCGCTCCTCGGCGGACTCGCCGATGCTCTGCGTGATCGAGTCCCAGTCCTGGCCGGTGACGGTGAAGACCTTGCCCTGGCTGGTGTCGCCGGGCGCGGCGTAGAAGTCCTGCTCGGTGGTCATCAGTTGTAGCTCCTGCGCTGGTCCGGCGGAGGGATGGACCCACCCTTGTACTCGACGGGGATGCCGCCGAGGGGGTAGTCCTTGCGCTGCGGGTGGCCCGGCCAGTCGTCCGGCATGAGCACCCGGGTCAGAGCGGGGTGACCGTCGAAGATCAGCCCGAACATGTCGTACGTCTCGCGCTCGTGCCAGTCGAGCGTCGGGTAGATGCTCACCAGGCTCGGCACGTGGGGGTCGCTGTCCGGCGCAGTGACCTCGACGCGGATGAGTCGGTTGTGGGTCATCGACGTCAGGTGGTAGACCGCGTGCAGCTCGCGACCGTGGTCGTCGGGGTAGTGGACACCGCTGACACCGGAGCAGAGCTCGAACCGCAGCGCCTCGTCGTCACGCAGCATCTGCGCCACGAAGGGCAGGTCCTCGCGGCGGACGTGGAAGGTGATCTCGCCGCGGTGCACCACGACGCTCTCGATGGCCGAGGTGAGGTCGGTGGCCTCGAGCCGCGCCTCCAGCGCTCCCGCCACCTCGTCGAACCAGCCGCCGTAGGGCTTCTGCGACGGGGCCGGGAAGACCGTCGCGCTGACGAGGCCGCCGTAGCCGGAGGTGTCACCCGTGCCGCTGACGCCGAACATGCCGCGGCGCTCGCCGACCGCGTGCACCTCACCGGTCGGGGCGGGGAGGTTCTCCGGCGACTGCTCGGGAGCCGGCTGCCCGACGCCGCTGCCGGTGCCGGTCTCGGACTTGGCCTTCTCGAGGTTGCGCTCCTCGGCGGGACGCGCCGCCTCGTTCTTGTCGGTCTTGTCGTCCGACTCGTCCTGGGCCTTGCCGGCGTGCTTCTCGTCTGGCTTGTCGGTCACCGGAGGAGGCCCTTCATCTCCGAGGTGGGCAGGGCGCGCAGCGCGGCGGTCTCGAGCTCGGCGACCTCGTCACGACGGTTGGCACCCAGCTTGGTGTGCTGGACCTGGTCGTGCAGCTTGAGGATCGCGTCGATGAGCATCTCCGGACGCGGCGGGCAGCCGGGGAGGTACATGTCCACGGGGACGACGTGGTCGACGCCCTGGACGATCGCGTAGTTGTTGAACATGCCGCCCGAGGAGGCGCACACACCCATCGCGAGGACCCACTTGGGCTCGGGCATCTGGTCGTAGATCTGGCGCAGGACCGGGGCCATCTTCTGGCTCACCCGGCCGGCGACGATCATCAGGTCGGCCTGTCGCGGGCTGGCGCGGAAGACCTCCATGCCGAAGCGCGCGAGGTCGTACTTGGGGCCGCCGGTGGTCATCATCTCGATGGCACAGCAGGCCAGGCCGAAGGTGGCGGGCCAGAAGGACGCCTTGCGCATGTAGCCCGCGACGCCCTCGACGGTCGTCAGCAGGACGCCGCTCGGCAGCTTCTCTTCAAGTCCCATTTCAGATCTCCCT is part of the Nocardioides cavernae genome and harbors:
- the nuoK gene encoding NADH-quinone oxidoreductase subunit NuoK translates to MTQYIVLSAILFTIGCVGVLTRRNAIVVFMCIELMLNACNLAFVAFARQHGNLDGQITAFFVMVVAAAEVVIGLAIIMTIFRTRRSASVDDASLLKY
- a CDS encoding NADH-quinone oxidoreductase subunit J produces the protein MTFWILAPIMVAAALGILFVRKAVHAALLLAVVMISLAFLYAVLDAPFLFAVQIIVYTGAILMLFLFVMMLIGVDATDSVVETIRGQRVMAVALGLLFGVVLVLGISQVTLGTVVGLDEANAGGNVPAIANILFSRYVFAFEATSALLITAALGAMVLAHRERLTPKQTQADQAAQRMRDYAEHGKHLGPLPSPGVYARHNAVDTPALLPDGTAAESSVSRVLAARGTVRSAPALADDIDDVRRQIGDPATMPETSGKAGAPATTEEDVK
- the nuoI gene encoding NADH-quinone oxidoreductase subunit NuoI; protein product: MSESPQSGQGSKGIKESLWDPIAGFGVTFRTMFKKVVTEQYPFEKLPTAPRFHGRHQLNRWPDGLEKCIGCELCAWACPADAIYVEGASNVDLPDGSGRFSPGERYGRVYQINYLRCILCGLCIEACPTRALTMTNEYELADNNRADLIYEKSDLLAPLLPGMEEPPHAMRLGDDEGDYYRGATR
- the nuoH gene encoding NADH-quinone oxidoreductase subunit NuoH, encoding MQLAPLAADLPDPGLAAFGQDPWWVILLKAVFIFLILVLLTLFNIWFERRVVARMQHRVGPNVHGPFGLLQSLADGVKLALKEDIVPKAADKAVFLIAPVIAVVPAFVTWSVIPLGPVVNFFGHETPLQLTDMPVAVLFMLAIASIGIYGIVLGGWSSGSTYSLLGGLRSSAQMISYEVAMGLALVAVFLYAGSMSTSEIVAAQDRLWFGLILLPSFVIYVISMVGETNRAPFDLPEAEGELVGGFHTEYSSLKFALFFLAEYINLATVSAIATTLFLGGWAAPWGIENVWEGANSGYWPLLWFFGKVFIFIFLFVWLRGSLPRMRYDQFMALGWKILIPVSLAWIVAVATIRVISLEGNINRTYLVAAIAVLLVLTVALMFVGDRGDKADEESPTEASEEPHDAFAGGFPVPPMPAGGAVRGGAAPLTFAQSRTTVTASAEENHE
- a CDS encoding NADH-quinone oxidoreductase subunit G, yielding MSTTDKAPEKTDTGLVTLTIDGVQVSVPKDTLVIRAAEQVGVQIPRFCDHPLLDPVGACRQCLVDIPDAGNGRGFPKPQASCTLPVAEGMVVNTQATSEVADKAQQGIMEFLLINHPLDCPVCDKGGECPLQNQAMSNGRGESRFAERGGIKRTFPKPINISAQVLLDRERCVLCARCTRFSEQVAGDPFIALAERGALQQVAIYEREPYESYFSGNAIQICPVGALTSADYRFRSRPFDLVSTPGVAEHDACGAAIRVDHRRGKVMRRLAGNDPEVNEEWISDKDRFAFRYAQVADRITYPQIREDGQLRPASWTEAFAVAARGLRDAGAAAVLTGGRLTAEDAYAYAKFARVSLGTNDIDFRARPHSAEEASFLASHVALSGDVTYADLEAAPVVVLLGLEPEDEAATLFLRLRKAAKRGRTQVVSVASYASRGLTKMNGRLVPAAPGTEVEVIGSLKDAEHGVTKDAVILVGERLAQTHGALSAAADLAAGTGARIAWVPRRAGDRGAVEAGALPNLLPGGRPLTEASARVDLGAAWGADSLPAKVGRDGNAIVAALAKGDLGGLVVGGVDPDDTADPAAFRAALDAARFVVSLELRETDVTRVADVVLPVAPVTDKAGTFVTWDGRARSFDAVFANPASLPDLRVLSGIADELAAIGHGRPLGFRTVAEVRDEMQSLGPWDGARPALDAGKPPKPVKAAKKGETAFALATWKQLVDLGSMQDGEEHLRATARRPVARVSRASYESVLGMLEAQPGGEQLVTVTGDRGSVTLPVVVADMPDGVVWVPARSFGRGVLAELASPGSTVTLKGATS
- the nuoF gene encoding NADH-quinone oxidoreductase subunit NuoF, with amino-acid sequence MTDTLTPVLTDNWDADRAWTLASYEERGGYAALDKAFAMTPDAVIDTVKESGLRGRGGAGFPTGMKWGFIPQDNPRPKYLVVNADESEPGTCKDIPLMMASPHTLVEGVIVSSYAIRANTAFIYVRGEVLHVIRRLQRAVQEAYLAGHLGKNIHGSGYDLDLIVHAGAGAYICGEETALLEGLEGRRGQPRLRPPFPAVAGLYASPTVINNVESIASVPSIITNGAAWFAGMGTEKSNGFGIFSLSGHVTNPGQYEAPLGITLRELIDLAGGMREGHELKFWTPGGSSTPLLTPEHLDVPLDFESVGAAGSMLGTRALQLFDETTCVVRAVLRWTEFYKHESCGKCTPCREGTWWLTQTMARLEKGQGDEGDLDLLLDQCDNILGRSFCALGDGATSPISSSIQHFRDEYLAHLTHGGCPFDPAASTAFAPVGASA
- the nuoE gene encoding NADH-quinone oxidoreductase subunit NuoE, with the translated sequence MSHESNGANGLERAGLGEKTWAELREIADRYPEKRSGLLPMLHLVQSVEGRITPEGIEACAEILGISAAEVNGVATFYTMYKRKPVGDYHVGVCTNTLCAVMGGDLIFERLKDHLDVGNDETTEDGKITLEHVECNAACDYAPVMMVNWEFMDNQTPESAVQVVDDLRAGREVHSTRGPRLCTWREAERVLAGFPDDRADEGPAAGPASLAGLAIAREKGWTAGAARSATEASGAKGENS
- a CDS encoding NADH-quinone oxidoreductase subunit D, with protein sequence MTTEQDFYAAPGDTSQGKVFTVTGQDWDSITQSIGESAEERVVVNMGPQHPSTHGVLRLILELEGETVTEARCGIGYLHTGIEKNMEYRTWVQGTTFCTRMDYLSPFYNEATYALGVERLLDIEDDVPEKAQVMRVLLMELNRMSSHLVAIATGGMEIGALTVMTIGFRERELVLDLFELITGLRMNHAFIRPGGVAQDLPPGALDEIRDFIALMRKRLPEYAALCNANPIFKGRLEGVGHLDLAGCIALGLTGPVLRSTGYAWDLRKTQPYCGYEDYDFEVQTWDTADSYGRFRIRLNEMWESLKIVEQAADRLAGLEGAPVMVGDKKIAWPSQLAIGSDGMGNSLDHIRHIMGESMEALIHHFKLVTEGFRVPAGQAYVPIESPRGELGAHVVSDGGTRPFRAHFRDPSFTNLQATSVMSEGGMVADVIVAIASIDPVMGGVDR
- a CDS encoding NADH-quinone oxidoreductase subunit C, translating into MTDKPDEKHAGKAQDESDDKTDKNEAARPAEERNLEKAKSETGTGSGVGQPAPEQSPENLPAPTGEVHAVGERRGMFGVSGTGDTSGYGGLVSATVFPAPSQKPYGGWFDEVAGALEARLEATDLTSAIESVVVHRGEITFHVRREDLPFVAQMLRDDEALRFELCSGVSGVHYPDDHGRELHAVYHLTSMTHNRLIRVEVTAPDSDPHVPSLVSIYPTLDWHERETYDMFGLIFDGHPALTRVLMPDDWPGHPQRKDYPLGGIPVEYKGGSIPPPDQRRSYN
- a CDS encoding NuoB/complex I 20 kDa subunit family protein, whose product is MGLEEKLPSGVLLTTVEGVAGYMRKASFWPATFGLACCAIEMMTTGGPKYDLARFGMEVFRASPRQADLMIVAGRVSQKMAPVLRQIYDQMPEPKWVLAMGVCASSGGMFNNYAIVQGVDHVVPVDMYLPGCPPRPEMLIDAILKLHDQVQHTKLGANRRDEVAELETAALRALPTSEMKGLLR